GCTCGAGCGTGGTGTAGATCGCCCCGAGAAACAGCCAGCTGCCGTGTTCGGGGCTGACGAGATTGGTGTGTTTGCCCTGCCAGCCGATCCCGGCCGCCTCGCCCAGCGGCTTTTCCATCACCGGCGCTGTGTCGACGAACACCTTCACCTCGGCCTCGGGCTGCTCCGCCACAAGCCATCGGGCGAGCGCCTTCAGCCGCCTCTTCACCACATCGTGATAGTCCTTGCCCTGCGCGTAGACCGAAATCCGCGCCCGCTCGCCATCACCGTCCAGCGCCAGCGGATCGTGCGCCGGGGCGTAGCTCATGCCCAGCGCGATCACACTTCGCGCGTCGGGCCACAGTCCTTGCGGCGAGCGACGGTGCTCAAGCCGCGTTGCCATCCACTCCATCGTGCCATGGTGGCCTTCGCCAAGCCATTCTTCGAGCCGCTCGGAACGAACCGGGTCCTCCGCTGCACTGGCAATCCCGAACGCCGCGAAACCCAGATCGTGCGCCTTCGCCTCCAGCCGTCCGGCGAGGTTAAGGGTCACCGACTCGTTAACCACGCTTGGGGTTGCTCCCGTTCAACTTCGCGCGTTAACCACCGCGCTCATGCATATGGCGATAGGCGAACACATGTCGGCGAGCAATCGGGCCGCGCTTCCCCCCGATCACCGTCCGCTCGCGATCGAGGCGCGCGGACTGGTCAAGAGTTTCGACGGAATCCGCGCGGTCGACGGGATCGATCTCGCCGTGCCCGAAGGCGCGATCTACGGCGTGCTCGGCCCCAATGGCGCGGGCAAGACCACCACGCTGCGGATGCTGCTCGGCATCATCGACCCGGACGAGGGCGTGCGCCGGGTGTTCGGGCATGACCGCCCGCACGATATCGGGCGGCTGATCGGCTATCTGCCCGAGGAGCGCGGGCTGTATCCCGCGATGAAGGCGATCGAGGCGATCGCGTTCATGGGCGCGCTGCGCGGACTGCCGCTGGCCGAAGGGCGCATTCGCGGGCGCGAATTGCTCGAACGCCACGATCTCGGTCACGCCGCAGACCGTCAGATCCGCCAGCTTTCGAAAGGCATGGCGCAGACCGTCCAGCTGCTCGGCACACTGGTGCACCGGCCCCGGCTGGTCGTGCTGGACGAGCCGTTTTCGGGGCTCGACGCGATCAACCAGGGCAAGCTCGAACGGATGATCCGCGCCCTCGCCGAAGACGGCGTAACCGTCATCTTCTCGACGCACGTGATTCACCATGCCGAGCGCCTGTGCGAAGGCGTCGCGATCATCGCCGGGGGCAAGGTCCCCTATGCCGGCAGCGTCGAGGCCGCGCGCGACCGCATCCCGGCGCAGGTGCGGCTCGAAACCCGTGCGCGCGAAGGCGCATGGACCGCCGCGCTGCCCCAAGACACGCGGCGCGAAGGCGATTTCTTCTATTTTCCGCTTCCTGAAACCGGGGTCGAGCCGCTGCTCAAGCACTTGATCGAGGGCGAAGCGGGCATCCTGTCGCTGTCGATCGAGCGTGCCGGGCTGCACGACGCCTTCGTCGCGATCGCGGGTGAGGCCGCCGCACGCCAGCTCGAAGCGGATCAGGCGGGAGACGCCCGATGAGCGCGGTCGAAACCAATCCGCGCCTCTCGCGGCTCGAAGCCGCGTGGGTGATCGCCCGGCGCGACTTCATTGCGGTGCTGTTCAGCCGCGCGTTCCTGTTCTTCCTGATCGGCCCGCTGTTTCCGGTACTTGTCGGCGGGCTTGCGGGCAGTATCGGCAAGCAGACCTCGGCCGAAGCCGTCAGCATCGAGGTCGGGCTCGCCATGAGCGCGCAGGACAACGCCGCCATGCTCGCCGCACGCAACAATCTGGCGGAACAGTTCGGTCGCGGTCTTCCGGAAATGCGCGCAGTGCCGGAAGCGCAGAGCGAAGCCGATTTCGATCCCCGGGCATTTCTGGAGCAACGGCGTGGCAACTATGTCGCCATCGTCACGGGCACGCCGCAAGCACCGCAACTGGTCGGCACCCAGGCGCAGGTCGATCGCTGGAAGGGTTCGGTCGGGCTGATCGCCGCCACGGTTTCGCAGTCGGTGCCGGCGCGCTTCCCCGAAGTGGCGCAGATCACTGTCGCCGCCAGCGCCGCGGCGGACCGCACGAGCCGCATCCGCACCGCGCAGGCGGCGCAAATGGTCCTGTTCCTGCTGACCATGCTGCTCGGCGGAATGGTGCTGTCGAACCTCGCCGAGGAAAAGGGCAACAAGATTATCGAGATCCTTGCTGCCGCGGTTCCGATGGATGCGGTGTTCATGGGCAAGCTGTTCGCCATGCTGGGGGTATCGTTCGTCGGCATTGCGGTCTGGGGCATGGTCGGCTGGGGCTTCTGGTCGCTCGCCGAAGATGCAATCGTGACCGTAACCCAGACTAATTTCAGCGAACTGCCCGGACCTGCCGTGGGTTGGCCGATGTTCGTCGCACTAGGCATCGTGTATTTCTCGATGGCGTATCTGCTGCTGGGATCGCTGTTCCTCACGATCGGATCGATGGCGAGTTCGGTGCGCGAGGTGCAGACCCTCTCGATGCCGGTTACGATGATGCAGCTGATGGTGTTCTTCCTCGCCATGGCAACCGTCACCGACACCGGGTCGGGCATGGAGCTGTTCGCCGCGATCTTCCCGCTTTCCTCTCCGTTCGCGATGCTCGCGCGCGCGGCCCTGCAGGAAACGCTCTGGATCCATGCCGCCGCGCTCGCCTGGCAGGCGGCGGCGGTGGTGCTCCTCGTCAAGGGAGGCTCGCTGCTGTTCCGCAAGCGGGTGATGAAATCGGGCGGCGCCGGTCGCGCGAAAAAGCGCCGCTGGACCCGCTCATCCGCCGGCCGCGATGCCGAGGTTCAGCCGGCCGAATAGGTCGCAAATTGCAACCGACTGTTGACATGGATGTCAGTTAGGGCAGGATGCGAATCGAGGGAGTGGTAGTGAAGGCAAAAGCTGCGGCCGCTCCCTGCGAGGAGAGACAGGTATGGCCACGATAGCCCCGCAGCGTCCCGAAGTGCGCACCAGCCCGACCGCCTACGAGGCGCTAAAAACGCATTTCGAGCAGCACCCCGAAGAACGCCCGCGCCATACGCACAAATGGGACGTGAGCCGCTCCGACATCTATTTCGAGGACAAGTGGCAGCCGATCTTCAAGGAGATGCAGGACGCCGGCCCGCTGCATTACATCCCCGAAAGCCCCTATGGCCCCTACTGGGCGGTGGTCGGCCACAAGGCGATCCAGCATATCGAAGCCCTGCCCGACACCTTCTCCTCCAGCTGGGAGTATGGCGGGATCACCATTCTCGAGCGGTTGAGCGAGGAAGAGGCTGCCGCAGCCGGGGCCGACACGCGCGAATTGCCGATGTTCATCGCGATGGACCGCCCGCAACACACCGGGCAACGTCGCACCGTCGCGCCCAAGTTCACCCCTTCGGCAATGGCCGACATGGAAGGCGAAATCCGGGCCAGAACCGGCGAATTGCTCGATACGCTGCCGCGCGGCGAGGTGTTCGACTGGGTCGACAAGGTTTCGATCGAGCTGACGACCGGAATGCTCGCCATCCTGTTCGGCTTCCCCTGGGAGGACCGCCGCCTGCTCACCTTCTGGTCAGACTGGTCGGGCGATACCGAGCTTGCCACGGTGCGCGATCTCGATGCGCAGCGCTGGCAAATCCTGCAGGAGATGGCGGCATATTTCCAGTC
The Erythrobacter sp. JK5 DNA segment above includes these coding regions:
- a CDS encoding cytochrome P450 — protein: MATIAPQRPEVRTSPTAYEALKTHFEQHPEERPRHTHKWDVSRSDIYFEDKWQPIFKEMQDAGPLHYIPESPYGPYWAVVGHKAIQHIEALPDTFSSSWEYGGITILERLSEEEAAAAGADTRELPMFIAMDRPQHTGQRRTVAPKFTPSAMADMEGEIRARTGELLDTLPRGEVFDWVDKVSIELTTGMLAILFGFPWEDRRLLTFWSDWSGDTELATVRDLDAQRWQILQEMAAYFQSLWVERTMDKEPGNDLISMMIHSEAMNQMRPEEFMGNLVLLIVGGNDTTRNSMSGFVHALDKFPDQRKLFEENPDVIPNAVQEMLRMQTPLAHMRRTCTEDTEVFGQTIKKGDKVVLWYLAANHEDEIFPDPHKLDLNRENARRHIAFGYGIHRCVGARLAELQLRVLLEEMHKRRMRVHVAGDVERVRANFVHGFRKLEVEITEF
- a CDS encoding ABC transporter permease, with amino-acid sequence MSAVETNPRLSRLEAAWVIARRDFIAVLFSRAFLFFLIGPLFPVLVGGLAGSIGKQTSAEAVSIEVGLAMSAQDNAAMLAARNNLAEQFGRGLPEMRAVPEAQSEADFDPRAFLEQRRGNYVAIVTGTPQAPQLVGTQAQVDRWKGSVGLIAATVSQSVPARFPEVAQITVAASAAADRTSRIRTAQAAQMVLFLLTMLLGGMVLSNLAEEKGNKIIEILAAAVPMDAVFMGKLFAMLGVSFVGIAVWGMVGWGFWSLAEDAIVTVTQTNFSELPGPAVGWPMFVALGIVYFSMAYLLLGSLFLTIGSMASSVREVQTLSMPVTMMQLMVFFLAMATVTDTGSGMELFAAIFPLSSPFAMLARAALQETLWIHAAALAWQAAAVVLLVKGGSLLFRKRVMKSGGAGRAKKRRWTRSSAGRDAEVQPAE
- a CDS encoding ABC transporter ATP-binding protein, with product MSASNRAALPPDHRPLAIEARGLVKSFDGIRAVDGIDLAVPEGAIYGVLGPNGAGKTTTLRMLLGIIDPDEGVRRVFGHDRPHDIGRLIGYLPEERGLYPAMKAIEAIAFMGALRGLPLAEGRIRGRELLERHDLGHAADRQIRQLSKGMAQTVQLLGTLVHRPRLVVLDEPFSGLDAINQGKLERMIRALAEDGVTVIFSTHVIHHAERLCEGVAIIAGGKVPYAGSVEAARDRIPAQVRLETRAREGAWTAALPQDTRREGDFFYFPLPETGVEPLLKHLIEGEAGILSLSIERAGLHDAFVAIAGEAAARQLEADQAGDAR
- the queG gene encoding tRNA epoxyqueuosine(34) reductase QueG, which encodes MTLNLAGRLEAKAHDLGFAAFGIASAAEDPVRSERLEEWLGEGHHGTMEWMATRLEHRRSPQGLWPDARSVIALGMSYAPAHDPLALDGDGERARISVYAQGKDYHDVVKRRLKALARWLVAEQPEAEVKVFVDTAPVMEKPLGEAAGIGWQGKHTNLVSPEHGSWLFLGAIYTTLELAPSQPHRDQCGSCRACLDACPTDAFPAAYQLDARRCISYLTIEHKGPVAEEFRAALGNRIYGCDDCLAVCPWNKFAQEAHAAREFLPRAELVAPRLAELLALDDAGFRRVFSGSPIKRIGRDRFVRNCLYAAGNSGDAGLVGSVESLLGDPDPVVRDAAEWALARLRSAP